In Chitinivibrio alkaliphilus ACht1, a genomic segment contains:
- a CDS encoding dihydroorotase — translation MYNEHTKEVSQRTGKKDAILIRDGRILDPKNNRDEVGDVALLDGKIYAVGTIPSNFTPTVTIDATGKWITPGLIDIHVHLREPGGEHKETIETGTAAAAAGGFTALACMPNTTPVTDTEAKIRYIKQQSRYSPARVYPVGAMSKGLAGEELAPYGEMHKAGACAVSDDGKSVYRSDMLKHAITYAKMFSLPVLCHCEDKDLAAEGAMDESAYSVQRGIPGIPSISEDIDVARHIAIAEYTNTPIHICHVSSAGAVRIIAAAKKRGVPVTAETAAHYLWYTHADVGYDTYKKMNPPLRGPEDQEALLAGLISGSIDLIASDHAPHTIEDKDGGFDTAAFGVVGLETTVGATLPKLVHSQKISPLQWVALHSTTPAEVLHVEGGELSPGTVGDVTLIDPNKEWTVSADAFCTKGQNSAFLGETLHGKAVLTITDGEIVFREK, via the coding sequence ATGTACAATGAACATACCAAAGAAGTATCCCAAAGAACGGGCAAGAAAGACGCCATATTGATTCGCGACGGGCGAATTCTTGATCCCAAAAACAATCGTGACGAAGTGGGGGATGTGGCCCTCTTGGACGGGAAAATATATGCAGTAGGAACGATTCCCTCCAATTTCACCCCCACCGTAACCATTGATGCAACTGGCAAATGGATTACCCCCGGGCTCATTGACATACATGTGCATCTGCGTGAACCCGGAGGGGAACACAAGGAGACAATTGAAACAGGAACTGCCGCTGCAGCCGCAGGTGGGTTTACCGCACTTGCCTGTATGCCGAACACAACCCCCGTGACAGATACAGAAGCAAAAATACGGTATATCAAACAGCAAAGTCGTTATTCTCCTGCTCGGGTATACCCCGTGGGCGCCATGTCAAAAGGCCTCGCTGGAGAAGAGCTGGCACCGTACGGCGAGATGCACAAGGCCGGCGCATGCGCTGTGTCGGACGATGGAAAATCGGTCTATCGCTCTGACATGCTCAAGCATGCCATTACCTATGCTAAGATGTTTTCCCTTCCGGTGCTTTGCCACTGTGAAGATAAAGATCTTGCCGCAGAAGGTGCCATGGATGAATCAGCCTACTCTGTGCAAAGGGGAATTCCAGGAATCCCCTCTATCTCTGAAGATATCGATGTGGCACGACATATTGCCATTGCTGAATACACAAATACCCCTATTCACATTTGTCATGTTTCAAGCGCAGGGGCTGTCCGTATTATTGCTGCAGCAAAAAAACGAGGCGTTCCTGTTACAGCAGAAACAGCAGCGCATTATCTGTGGTACACCCATGCAGATGTAGGATATGATACATACAAAAAAATGAACCCACCCTTACGCGGCCCGGAAGATCAGGAAGCGCTTCTTGCGGGGCTTATTTCAGGAAGCATTGACCTTATCGCTTCTGATCATGCTCCTCATACCATCGAAGATAAAGATGGTGGCTTCGATACGGCAGCCTTCGGTGTTGTCGGTCTTGAAACAACCGTCGGAGCAACCCTTCCAAAGCTTGTTCATTCTCAGAAGATATCTCCCTTACAATGGGTAGCCCTACACTCTACTACCCCCGCAGAGGTTCTTCATGTAGAAGGAGGAGAGCTCTCTCCTGGAACCGTAGGTGATGTTACCCTTATTGACCCTAACAAAGAGTGGACCGTGTCGGCAGATGCATTCTGTACCAA
- a CDS encoding aspartate carbamoyltransferase catalytic subunit: protein MPVSIKHLLGLKGVSHDDITTILDTADTFHEVLQREVKVVPPLRGKTVVNFFYENSTRTRLSFEMAEKRLSANPLNFSTSGSSVSKGETLKDTIQNIEAMKIDMIVVRHQSAGIPLFLTTCTDAVIINAGDGYNEHPTQALLDIMTIRQRLRRLEGLKVTIVGDILHSRVARSNIWGMKTLGMNVTLCAPSTLLPHDHDALGCPCTTDVNDALEDADVIMLLRPQLERQQRGLFPSVREYRSFFGIDAEKMKRAQKNALIMHPGPINRGVELASDVADSDNSLILDQVTNGVATRMAVLYLLGGGDNVQ, encoded by the coding sequence ATGCCTGTTTCTATCAAACACCTTCTTGGCCTCAAAGGGGTTTCTCATGACGACATTACAACAATTCTTGATACGGCGGATACATTTCATGAAGTGTTGCAGCGAGAAGTAAAAGTAGTGCCGCCGCTCCGCGGGAAAACAGTGGTTAATTTTTTCTATGAAAACTCTACGCGGACACGACTTTCCTTTGAAATGGCTGAAAAACGACTTTCTGCAAATCCCCTTAATTTTTCAACCTCCGGCTCTTCTGTGTCGAAGGGGGAAACCCTCAAGGATACAATACAAAATATAGAAGCCATGAAGATTGACATGATAGTGGTGCGACATCAGAGTGCAGGAATACCTCTTTTTTTAACCACCTGTACCGATGCTGTTATTATTAATGCTGGGGACGGCTATAACGAACATCCAACCCAAGCACTTCTCGATATTATGACCATACGACAACGGCTTCGGCGATTGGAGGGCCTAAAAGTTACCATTGTAGGCGATATACTTCATAGCAGGGTTGCCCGTTCTAATATCTGGGGCATGAAAACCCTTGGGATGAATGTCACTCTCTGCGCTCCTTCAACTCTTCTCCCCCACGATCATGATGCCTTGGGGTGCCCCTGCACAACCGATGTAAATGACGCTCTTGAAGATGCTGATGTAATTATGCTCTTACGCCCTCAGCTTGAACGGCAGCAACGAGGTCTCTTTCCCTCTGTACGGGAGTATCGTTCTTTTTTTGGGATTGATGCAGAAAAAATGAAACGGGCACAGAAGAATGCACTTATTATGCATCCAGGACCAATAAACAGGGGCGTTGAACTTGCTTCAGATGTTGCTGACAGCGATAATTCTTTAATTCTTGATCAGGTAACAAACGGTGTGGCGACACGAATGGCTGTGCTGTATCTACTCGGCGGAGGTGACAATGTACAATGA
- the pyrR gene encoding bifunctional pyr operon transcriptional regulator/uracil phosphoribosyltransferase PyrR — translation MNSKEIEQCIRRISLQIVEEEPAPEGLALVGIQTRGVWLAQEIRNNIESFENISLPLGVLDTTLYRDDYRYSAAGSPARETDIPFNISRKNLILVDDILHTGRTIRAALDALMDMGRPGTVRLAVLVDRGQREIPIQPDYSGRIISTVARENTLRLFCSTVDKVETAVQILPREGQ, via the coding sequence ATGAATTCCAAAGAAATAGAACAGTGTATACGGAGAATATCTCTGCAGATTGTTGAAGAAGAACCTGCTCCGGAAGGTCTCGCCTTGGTGGGGATTCAAACACGGGGAGTCTGGCTTGCACAGGAAATTCGCAACAACATAGAATCCTTTGAAAACATATCCCTTCCCCTTGGCGTTCTCGACACAACCCTCTATCGGGATGATTATCGCTACTCTGCCGCAGGAAGCCCAGCGCGAGAAACAGACATCCCCTTTAACATATCGCGAAAAAACCTTATCCTTGTTGATGATATTCTTCACACGGGACGGACAATTCGTGCAGCCCTTGATGCACTTATGGATATGGGTCGTCCCGGCACTGTACGCTTAGCTGTACTGGTTGATCGTGGGCAACGGGAAATCCCTATACAGCCAGACTATTCAGGACGAATTATCTCTACCGTAGCACGGGAAAACACCTTGCGATTATTTTGCTCCACCGTGGACAAGGTGGAGACAGCCGTACAAATTCTTCCGCGGGAGGGACAATAA
- a CDS encoding phospho-N-acetylmuramoyl-pentapeptide-transferase, which produces MIFDVLYGITGLPLFQSRFFAASAAVVLAFIGGMLLFPPYIRLLRRFHFSSELDTAKRQPVMPAGIFFMLLLIPIVLLTSRFNVYVTSALIVYFCYSLIGAVDDIAKIYNKRRLIRKEISLKDYQYKTDGISASLRLGLYLLIATITAIVCYCLIPEINRVVTVPFWGSYEGVELPVYVFIPLMSLVIAILANGVNFTDGFDTLATVPLLTNFVFIALIGYVSSRPDWSRYFIIPQIQGINEIIPFVGAVLGVLLAFLWFNSPPSDIIMGDSGSIGLGGLLGILFVFTKSEFYMPIVAFVFLVEFASSFIQIFYYKMTKKRIFLMAPIHHHFEIHLKRKGVFNRKGDVISKITWRFHILSIFLLVVGLVLYMKVR; this is translated from the coding sequence ATGATTTTTGATGTACTCTACGGCATAACAGGCCTCCCCCTTTTCCAAAGTCGTTTTTTCGCGGCTTCTGCTGCAGTGGTTCTTGCCTTTATTGGCGGCATGCTTTTGTTTCCTCCGTATATACGACTCCTTCGCCGTTTTCATTTTAGTTCTGAGCTCGACACTGCAAAGCGGCAACCCGTAATGCCTGCGGGGATTTTCTTTATGCTTCTGCTTATTCCCATTGTGTTGCTTACATCTCGATTCAATGTGTATGTTACCTCTGCCTTGATTGTCTATTTTTGTTACAGTCTCATTGGTGCTGTAGATGACATTGCCAAAATCTATAATAAACGTCGGTTAATTCGTAAGGAAATAAGCCTTAAGGATTATCAATATAAAACAGATGGCATCTCTGCATCTTTACGGTTGGGGCTCTATCTCCTTATTGCCACCATTACGGCCATTGTGTGCTACTGTCTTATTCCGGAAATTAATAGGGTCGTTACGGTTCCTTTTTGGGGCTCTTATGAAGGGGTTGAGCTTCCCGTATATGTCTTTATTCCCCTCATGTCTCTTGTTATTGCTATTTTGGCCAACGGCGTAAACTTTACCGATGGGTTTGATACCCTTGCCACGGTGCCCCTTCTTACTAATTTTGTATTTATCGCCTTGATAGGCTACGTATCAAGCAGGCCTGACTGGAGTCGTTATTTTATTATCCCGCAAATTCAAGGTATTAATGAAATTATTCCCTTTGTTGGAGCGGTCTTGGGTGTGCTCCTTGCGTTTTTGTGGTTTAACTCTCCTCCTTCAGATATTATTATGGGTGATTCTGGATCTATCGGTTTGGGAGGGCTTCTTGGTATACTCTTTGTGTTTACGAAGTCGGAGTTTTATATGCCCATTGTTGCCTTTGTGTTTCTTGTAGAGTTTGCTTCAAGTTTTATCCAGATATTCTATTATAAAATGACAAAAAAACGAATTTTTCTCATGGCTCCCATTCATCATCATTTTGAGATACATCTGAAACGAAAAGGGGTTTTTAATCGCAAGGGTGATGTGATCTCAAAAATCACGTGGCGTTTTCATATTCTTTCCATATTTCTTCTCGTGGTGGGACTTGTCTTATACATGAAGGTGAGGTAG
- a CDS encoding SAM-dependent methyltransferase: MVTDLDSNYTSPAGKEFSLVAGRFACISPASSVLDAGCGYGEGVCNIADEFRCKAVAVDLNEDNIRAARQRAEERKISHLIQFESENLLNLSPAHHGFDLILAEGGILSLLGRETGLSLLGERLAPRGWLAFSDLILLTGIENIPREVLHIYENSRYHYENEASYRKMITGAGFDIQLMTLVPPSGWDNYYAHMARRLEDNDGMFADPAVKKLFHREIDIFYRLEGFRYIGYLFGMLRKKSDL; this comes from the coding sequence ATGGTAACAGATTTGGATAGCAACTATACCTCTCCTGCGGGGAAAGAGTTTTCCCTCGTTGCAGGACGATTTGCCTGTATATCCCCTGCGAGTTCTGTCTTGGATGCAGGCTGTGGGTATGGAGAGGGAGTGTGTAATATTGCTGATGAGTTTCGGTGTAAAGCTGTGGCGGTTGACTTAAATGAAGATAATATACGTGCTGCGCGTCAACGGGCAGAAGAGCGAAAAATAAGCCATCTCATTCAATTTGAATCGGAGAACCTTCTAAACCTCTCGCCTGCGCATCACGGTTTCGATTTGATTCTTGCTGAAGGAGGTATTCTCAGCTTGCTTGGTCGTGAGACAGGTCTCTCTCTTCTTGGTGAACGTCTTGCTCCGCGAGGGTGGCTTGCTTTTTCAGACCTGATCCTTCTGACAGGCATTGAAAATATTCCCCGTGAAGTTCTTCATATTTATGAAAATTCACGCTATCATTATGAGAATGAAGCATCCTATCGAAAGATGATTACCGGTGCTGGATTTGATATTCAGTTAATGACCCTGGTACCGCCCAGCGGATGGGATAACTACTATGCTCACATGGCTCGACGACTGGAGGATAATGATGGGATGTTTGCTGACCCTGCAGTGAAAAAATTGTTTCATCGTGAAATCGATATCTTTTATCGTCTTGAGGGTTTTCGCTATATCGGCTACCTGTTCGGCATGCTGAGGAAAAAAAGCGATCTATAA
- a CDS encoding endo-1,4-beta-xylanase — MQRRIILYVFHSILACMILPLHGENLIPTGDFERYDPSWEVTHADHVSTDLFSANFQSSEAAASGNYGAKIEISEKQEENWHIQIRVPSWTARKNQLYRFSMDARGPAPIHVSVSYDDWTYKEGFRLNIQEDEFQHFSGNFYSDTSGTDALIINIGLATGEGIYHLDNISLYEIEEIDETNQWYHDAPARIDSIRKEDFSLHLFDKTGSPMRHTDVQIKLQRHEFSFGTAFNLDTIGPYDSWYREKTREYFSEIVTENALKWVDFEPVPGSPDRENMRKYTEYAKKHDIPLRGHVLMWGLQQYGFEDHWSNSLAPEELVDAIRERIIRDVSYYRGKIQEYDVWNEPIHELALFRKTVHLFPDNEWALLDSAFIWAHRADPDARLFLNEYSLLAGGQAENFVDLVTGMRERNVPIHGLGVQGHFGNNSISPEVIRHRLDELSRAGLPIKITEFDMGTRESGLHLCEEEQAEQYSRFIRTVFSHPAVEGMLLWGFWDKKQWVAPIHGSNGAGLYRVDKSAKPVADSIRYLWDTLWTTNKKVRTTAEGTLNFRGFRGTYSLQTELEGIEKSAEIILSSSHKDSLILQKDTPTTTLPDKNQQAPPRVITQKGRLLNFAEKPEELFLFTPRGERKKLSLPAGETQVDLSELARGIYILRLRSSEGTHVQKRLFIP, encoded by the coding sequence ATGCAACGGCGAATCATACTATATGTCTTCCATAGTATTCTTGCGTGTATGATACTCCCCCTGCATGGAGAAAACCTTATTCCCACCGGAGACTTTGAACGCTACGATCCTTCATGGGAAGTCACCCATGCTGACCACGTTTCTACAGACCTCTTTTCAGCCAACTTCCAATCTTCTGAAGCAGCTGCATCGGGAAACTACGGGGCAAAGATTGAGATATCTGAAAAACAGGAAGAAAACTGGCATATTCAAATTAGAGTCCCTTCATGGACTGCCCGTAAAAACCAGCTCTACCGATTTTCCATGGATGCACGGGGACCCGCACCAATTCATGTCAGTGTCTCCTATGATGACTGGACGTATAAAGAAGGGTTTCGCTTAAATATTCAAGAAGATGAGTTTCAACATTTCTCAGGAAATTTCTACAGCGACACCAGCGGAACCGATGCATTAATTATCAATATAGGACTTGCCACAGGTGAAGGAATCTACCATTTAGATAACATATCTCTGTATGAAATTGAAGAAATTGATGAAACCAACCAATGGTACCATGATGCCCCCGCACGTATTGACAGCATACGCAAAGAAGATTTCTCCCTCCACCTATTTGACAAAACGGGAAGCCCCATGAGGCATACCGATGTACAGATTAAGCTCCAACGTCACGAATTTTCCTTCGGCACAGCCTTCAATCTTGACACAATTGGCCCCTATGATTCGTGGTACCGAGAGAAAACGCGTGAATATTTTTCAGAAATAGTTACGGAGAATGCCTTAAAATGGGTAGATTTTGAACCTGTACCGGGAAGCCCCGACAGAGAAAACATGCGCAAATACACTGAATATGCAAAAAAGCACGATATCCCCCTGCGTGGGCATGTTCTCATGTGGGGGCTACAGCAATACGGATTTGAGGATCACTGGTCTAACAGCCTCGCCCCGGAAGAACTTGTAGATGCAATTCGTGAGCGCATTATCCGTGATGTCTCCTACTATCGAGGCAAAATTCAGGAGTATGATGTGTGGAATGAGCCCATTCATGAACTCGCCCTATTTCGCAAGACGGTTCACCTCTTTCCAGATAACGAATGGGCACTGCTTGATTCCGCCTTTATTTGGGCACATAGGGCAGACCCTGATGCCCGCTTGTTTCTTAATGAATACTCCTTACTGGCAGGAGGACAGGCAGAGAACTTTGTAGATTTGGTAACAGGCATGCGTGAACGCAATGTACCAATCCATGGTCTTGGTGTTCAAGGACACTTCGGAAATAACTCCATCTCCCCAGAAGTAATACGGCACCGCCTTGACGAACTCAGTAGAGCAGGACTCCCCATAAAAATCACGGAATTTGATATGGGAACACGAGAATCGGGGCTTCATCTTTGTGAGGAGGAACAGGCTGAACAATATAGCAGATTTATACGAACAGTCTTTTCCCACCCTGCTGTAGAAGGAATGTTGCTGTGGGGATTTTGGGACAAAAAACAGTGGGTTGCTCCGATACATGGAAGCAACGGCGCTGGTCTGTACCGGGTAGATAAAAGTGCAAAACCCGTGGCTGATTCAATACGGTACTTATGGGACACTCTGTGGACAACAAACAAGAAAGTACGTACAACTGCCGAAGGCACCCTTAATTTCCGGGGGTTTCGTGGCACCTATTCCCTACAAACAGAGCTTGAGGGCATTGAAAAATCCGCTGAAATCATCCTATCTTCCAGCCACAAGGACTCTCTCATATTACAGAAAGACACCCCCACCACAACTCTTCCCGATAAAAACCAGCAGGCCCCTCCCCGTGTTATTACACAAAAGGGACGACTACTCAACTTTGCTGAAAAGCCAGAAGAACTCTTCTTGTTTACTCCTCGAGGAGAACGAAAGAAACTCTCTCTTCCCGCAGGAGAAACCCAGGTTGACCTCTCCGAACTAGCCCGAGGAATATACATTCTTCGCCTTCGTTCATCTGAGGGCACACACGTACAAAAACGACTTTTTATTCCCTAA
- the acpS gene encoding holo-ACP synthase, whose protein sequence is MILGIGTDIVSVARITRVLQKKYAHRFIDRVFTPAEQEYCEKQVGGRYERYAARWAIKEALYKALPESCQSGATWRSVECVRSTGKGGVHICSQELSAQLSEYGDLQVHHSISHDGGVAVAFVILEVSP, encoded by the coding sequence ATGATTCTCGGGATTGGTACGGATATCGTTTCGGTGGCTCGAATTACGCGGGTATTGCAGAAAAAATATGCCCATCGCTTTATCGACCGTGTCTTCACGCCAGCAGAGCAGGAGTATTGTGAAAAACAGGTTGGCGGGCGGTATGAAAGATATGCTGCACGATGGGCCATAAAGGAAGCCCTCTACAAGGCATTGCCAGAATCGTGTCAATCTGGTGCAACATGGCGTTCTGTAGAATGTGTGCGTAGCACGGGTAAGGGGGGGGTTCATATTTGTTCGCAGGAGCTTTCGGCTCAGCTTTCTGAATATGGAGATCTGCAAGTGCATCACTCAATCAGTCATGACGGTGGTGTGGCCGTGGCCTTTGTTATATTGGAGGTGTCTCCATGA
- the ruvC gene encoding crossover junction endodeoxyribonuclease RuvC: MIIVGIDPGTVVTGFGVLSVEQGRVQCREYGVIRTGRDDSLVRRLRDIYVSLQSILSRWEPQVVSVEKAFVGKNIQSALKLGQARGVILLAADQAGASVVEFAPTTVKKSVVGNGRAQKEQVEFMLRRILRLSPEPIKDDAFDALGLALCAYNHGNTY, from the coding sequence ATGATTATTGTTGGGATCGACCCGGGGACTGTCGTTACGGGGTTTGGGGTACTCTCAGTAGAACAGGGACGGGTGCAATGCCGCGAATACGGTGTCATTCGAACTGGTAGAGATGACTCCTTGGTTCGTCGTCTTCGTGATATTTATGTAAGTCTCCAGTCAATTTTAAGTCGTTGGGAGCCACAGGTGGTCTCTGTTGAAAAAGCCTTTGTCGGAAAAAATATACAGAGTGCGCTCAAGCTGGGTCAGGCACGGGGGGTTATCCTGCTTGCTGCAGATCAGGCGGGGGCATCGGTGGTTGAGTTTGCTCCCACCACGGTAAAAAAAAGTGTCGTGGGAAATGGGCGTGCGCAAAAAGAGCAGGTGGAATTTATGCTTCGTCGTATTCTCCGTCTTTCTCCAGAGCCAATTAAGGATGACGCCTTTGACGCCTTAGGGCTGGCTCTTTGTGCATACAACCATGGCAATACATATTGA
- the ruvA gene encoding Holliday junction branch migration protein RuvA has protein sequence MYEFIRGIHVSSGIDYAVIDAGGVGYRLGISHNCSIALPPRGEEACLFVHFHVTENSQTLYGFIDHQERSLFEILIGVNKIGPRVALNILSTLTVSEIVSAVTQERPALFTSVSGVGAKTASRLVLELQDKLDMELMGTSLSPSTNEHVEQEGASEYTLEDEAYTGLIALGFTDGQIKKALERMRQSDTVCETVEECITKALQVI, from the coding sequence ATGTATGAGTTTATTCGAGGAATTCATGTTAGTTCCGGTATCGATTATGCGGTGATTGATGCCGGGGGAGTCGGATACCGACTCGGCATTTCGCACAATTGCAGTATTGCCTTACCCCCCCGTGGAGAAGAGGCCTGCCTCTTTGTTCACTTTCATGTGACAGAAAATAGTCAAACTCTCTATGGGTTCATCGATCATCAAGAGCGTTCCCTCTTTGAAATTTTAATTGGTGTTAATAAGATTGGTCCGCGTGTTGCCTTAAACATTCTTTCCACTTTGACCGTGAGTGAAATTGTTTCTGCAGTTACGCAGGAGCGCCCGGCCCTGTTTACGTCCGTATCTGGGGTGGGGGCAAAAACAGCATCCCGTTTGGTGTTGGAGTTACAGGATAAGCTGGATATGGAGTTGATGGGAACCTCTCTCTCGCCTTCCACCAATGAGCATGTCGAACAGGAAGGTGCATCAGAGTATACCCTCGAAGATGAGGCTTATACTGGTCTTATAGCCCTAGGCTTTACGGATGGACAAATAAAAAAGGCTTTGGAACGTATGCGTCAGTCTGATACGGTTTGTGAGACCGTTGAGGAGTGTATTACCAAGGCATTGCAGGTGATATGA
- the ruvB gene encoding Holliday junction branch migration DNA helicase RuvB — MNSNIERIVSPVSEEHDVDLDRTLRPQTFADFIGQEQLKQNLSVFVAAAKKRGEALDHILFSGPPGLGKTTLARILANEIGVGITITSGPVLEKKGDLAGNVTGLEEREIFFIDEIHRLNRVVEESLYPAIEDFCFDIVTGEGPAAKSIRLPLKPFTLVGATTRAGLLTAPMHARFGYVGRMQYYTPEDLQKIVLRSAKLLNIPCDPGAALELGRRSRGTPRIANRLLRRTRDVADVRGNGHITTDLVHKTCKMLGIDTGGLDEMDRAILSAIITHYKGGPVGIKNIAVVVGEESDTIEDVYEPYLIQAGFLKRTPKGREVTSKTYGYLGMSRKESSTGQINLFDLESE; from the coding sequence ATGAACAGTAATATAGAACGAATAGTTTCTCCCGTGAGCGAAGAGCATGATGTTGATTTGGATCGAACCCTTCGGCCGCAAACCTTCGCTGATTTTATCGGGCAGGAGCAGTTAAAACAAAATCTTTCAGTTTTTGTTGCTGCGGCAAAAAAACGGGGGGAGGCTCTCGATCACATCCTTTTTTCAGGTCCGCCGGGATTGGGAAAAACAACCCTTGCACGAATCTTGGCGAATGAAATTGGCGTTGGAATTACCATTACGTCGGGGCCAGTTTTGGAGAAAAAAGGTGATCTTGCCGGAAATGTGACGGGGTTGGAAGAGCGGGAAATTTTCTTTATTGATGAAATTCATCGGTTAAACCGAGTGGTGGAGGAGTCTCTTTACCCAGCAATAGAAGACTTCTGCTTTGATATTGTAACAGGTGAAGGGCCAGCGGCAAAATCAATTCGTCTTCCTCTCAAGCCCTTCACTTTGGTGGGGGCAACCACGCGGGCAGGGTTACTTACGGCTCCCATGCACGCGCGCTTCGGCTATGTCGGGCGTATGCAGTATTATACCCCTGAAGATCTACAAAAAATTGTTCTTCGCTCTGCAAAGCTTTTGAATATTCCCTGTGACCCCGGTGCTGCTTTAGAGCTTGGTCGCCGTTCTCGGGGGACACCCCGTATTGCAAACCGCCTACTGCGGAGAACCAGAGATGTAGCTGACGTTCGGGGCAATGGTCATATTACCACGGACCTTGTGCACAAAACCTGTAAAATGCTCGGGATAGATACGGGGGGGCTTGATGAAATGGATCGAGCGATTCTCTCCGCGATAATTACCCATTATAAGGGAGGTCCCGTAGGTATTAAGAATATTGCCGTTGTCGTAGGGGAAGAGTCTGATACAATTGAAGATGTGTACGAACCATATCTTATTCAAGCGGGGTTTCTAAAACGGACTCCAAAAGGGCGCGAAGTAACGTCTAAGACCTATGGGTACCTCGGTATGTCCCGTAAAGAGAGTTCCACGGGGCAGATTAATCTGTTTGACTTGGAAAGTGAGTGA
- a CDS encoding DUF2905 family protein produces the protein MSLFDLGRLLLISGVLLFILGILFIYFHDLPDGKLWGDMFLRRGGLRIYVPVTTTVFVTLIITLVVNIFLR, from the coding sequence ATGAGTTTATTTGACTTAGGCAGGCTCTTGCTGATATCTGGTGTACTTCTTTTTATACTGGGTATTCTTTTTATCTATTTTCACGACCTTCCCGATGGAAAGCTATGGGGTGATATGTTCCTTCGCCGCGGAGGGCTTAGAATTTACGTCCCCGTAACCACGACGGTATTCGTAACCCTTATTATTACCTTGGTGGTAAATATCTTTCTTCGTTAA
- a CDS encoding HU family DNA-binding protein: protein MKNITKREVVERLSEQCNQTQSDTKLVIESFMNSIGKALQQGRNIELRGFGRFKTKERSAHRARNPRTNEVVQVNKSFKPIFEASTLLRDRIDSKIMNKDS, encoded by the coding sequence ATGAAAAACATAACAAAACGGGAAGTGGTAGAACGCCTCTCTGAGCAGTGTAATCAAACTCAAAGCGACACAAAACTTGTGATAGAGTCTTTTATGAACAGTATCGGCAAGGCTTTGCAACAAGGAAGAAATATTGAGCTTCGCGGGTTTGGGCGATTTAAGACAAAGGAGCGCTCTGCACACCGAGCACGAAACCCCCGTACGAATGAGGTGGTACAAGTAAATAAAAGTTTTAAACCTATTTTTGAGGCTTCCACCTTGCTACGTGACAGAATTGACTCAAAAATTATGAACAAAGATTCATAA